The window cggtcgccatctttggTAGCGAATTTATCTTATGCTACTTTTTGGTAACATGTTGAGTAACCGACAAGTGACAGTGGTGACAGTGGTTTTGGgacgaaatttcaaatatagcaaTAACGGAAATGAAACATTTACCTTTAATaacattctgaaatattttctgaatgaatctCCTATAACAGAGGAATTGTATTTGCATAAAAATGTTCATTTCTGTGAATAGGTTATAGGTAACTGCTCTATTTTCATTTTCCAAATTACATTTTGGCAATTATTTTGCTCTTCTCTATTCAAAACCATCAATGAGACAAAGAAATGTGCGTACCGAAGAGAATATTACTGCTGTAGCACGAAGTGTTGACGAAGAAATGTCGATACGTcaccgttctcaacttgttggtctTTGTCATTCGACTACGTAAAAATTTTTAGGTGAAGATCTTGGTTTTCGTGCCTATAAAATACAGCTCATGCAAGAATTACGCCTCTCAATTACTTTTTATGGGGCTTTGTTAAGTCTTTGTTTTATGCCGACAAACCAGCAACTCTTGAAGCATTGGAAGCCAATACGCtcagatttattggaaaaatagtgAACAATTGGAGTGATCGATTGGTATGTAACTCATAGCCGCAGCGGATATATGAAGGAAtccatatttaaaaaataaatgccataaaattatctaccaggttataataatgaaaattaatatcaagaatatttctgtcttgtattACGTTTATGATAGAGTTTAAAATTGTTACCAATGAACTCGTCTCGTCTGATATAGTCTTAAGGCGTCGCAAGTGGCCTACCTCGAAAGCTAAACAAtagattgaaataaattatatgTTGTGTTTCATTAATCCcgatattttttcgtcaaagTTCATCCACTTACAAATAAAAGCGATTCGAATACTCACCAAAATTTGCAGTTAACTTCAATGGAATAGTACATAAAGGCCATAAATAATTCTCATTCCTCAAGCTTACTGAAAAGGACTGCGGCAGAATTTTTGGTATtcctaaaatttcaatttgccaATCTTCTTGAAAACCATCAGGCAATTTTGATCTTATTGGTGTTTTCTGTAAATTAAAGAAGTTATCACTACTAAACatgacaacaaaaataaatatagagaAGTATGTCCACTATATATAATAGTGACACAAAAAAACACAAAGAAAcaaatagtaaaaaataataacaagcgAAACTCAccataattttatcatttgaattATCATGATGCCTATGGATTACTTCGGCAACATGCAAATCATCCCCATTTGCAGGATAAGACTGAAAATCCTCCATTTCGATCTTATACAAATCTATCATGCCACAAATCTCGACGTGTGTGATGGTACTAGTAGGTATACGGAATGCAAAACTGCAAATGTGATGACCATTGTAAGAAACAAAGAACTGATTATCAGCCACATGAATTTTGAGATTAAATTCCTCCCCATGTTTCATTTGATATCCTCCCGTTGTAAGCAACTCTTCTTGTCCCCATTGACCTTTTATTCGAGCATTTCTCACCACAGTGTGCTGAAGAAGACGTGGATTGAAGTGGAAAGCTATATCGGAATCGTGGGTACTTCCACACAAGAGGTTGATGGCCCATCTAGAAATAAAATTCCCTGGAGAAGCAATAAAAAGGTGAATAAGAAATTATATTGCTACACTATGCCTTTTTTAGTCCCGAGTTACAGCACAGAAAAAGGAACGAAAAAAAGCATAGTGTCAGAGCCCCTCgcgaaatgaatcaaaatataatGTTACGCCTCTGACTTTCGAGGATTTATACcggtttttatagtttttagaACACCTAAAGCCATCTGTACCAAATAAGCTGAACTATAATCTTACCTTTGACAATTTGGTGTGGTGGATGCGATTATACACAGTACTCTCCCTCTGCTTAATCTGTTTGGTAGGCTTTCAATTCTAGTTATGTTCAGTCCAGATATTGACCTCTGTTCAACAACGGAAAGAACGTCAAAACCATATTCAATAGCATCGTCGCAATCATCAATACAGAAATCTGCACACATATTTACATAAATATTCGACGTTGGTCAGATGTGTGAATTCTTCGATAAAATACGAATATTAATAGATATTAGTGCTcattatatcaaaaaaaaaaaaaataagagtcCCATAAAATGAGTGATTGGAACCAAATACTTATGGTTAATTAGTTACATATTCACACGAAAAAGGAATTTACTTTACTGACTCAAATTCTCCATGAACaacgaaatgaaaacataaccACCCACGATATCACAGATACAGCAGACTCATTCACTATTTGCTTATATACATTCAATGTAATAATTTGATTCAACTCTTACATACAACAATGCATGTCAGTGACGTACCCTGAGGGGTTTGTCTTTGTCTCCTTCAACTTCAAGATAACTGCAACACTGAAAGCAGCTCTGGAACAGACCTCTACCCATTCTTCCCTTATCACCACCGTTCTCACATGCACTGTACTATTACGAGGACATCCCAGCGGCGTAACACGCAACCCTTTTCGCTCCGAATTTAAAGGTAACTGGTTGACTTGTACCGAGTTACTCAATTACTACctattttgttgaatttattttgtAGATAATGAAGTGTGAGTCACTTGTGTATGTGGAATATCACGTAATCAATGAGGAATTTAATATAGGTATGGTCTCATATTCTGTGCGTGTCGAACATCTTAATTTATTTGGAAAGTATTATTGTTTTGATAAAGAAATAACATCACTGACATATATAGTTTAACGCAACTTTAATTTTATCAGTTTATTTATCTCTATACTGAAATTTATATGCTGCAAGAATTTATCTACAGACATTATGAAATTCACCTTGAGACTGTTTTTCTTTCTCTAATATAAATGTCtcaattcaattcttcaactagAAGAGTCTATTTGAACAGTTTATgttaaaatattctgaaaatattgaaaaatgccTGGATTGCTCCTCAAAACTCTCAACATTTTAGATTCTGGAATATATTTCGCTGTTCCAAATGCATCCAATTATTTTGTTCCTTTCTTAAAATAATCTCAATTATCGTTTTTTTCGATGGAAAAAGAACAAAGACCTCAATCTGAAGTAAATAAAACATTCGAATAGAGGTGACTCACTACATTGAGTCATATACCTATTTATTAACATCGTCTATATTATGATTTTCTCATTCaaaagttgaaatggaaagtgaACATTATATTTACGTTTTTTTTAGTGTATAGGGTTGCCCACAAAAGCCTATTTCGCTCACAGCATTTGACTAGTAAATGGTTTGGAAAGGCTCATCAAATGACTTTTTGggtaaattatttatttcagttCATATCTCGTAAAAATATATTCTGAGGGAAACAAAAATGCCTTCCTCACAAAAAAATTGTACTCATCTGCCATCCATGCTTACAAACCTACTTTTCAACGAGTCGAATATAAATAAATGctcaaagaaaattttcaatcaagAGGACGAAAAACAAAAGATATCACAGTTGAAGGAGAAAATAACGAGGGTGGTTTTTCAGATGGCAGAAAAGAGCATTAGCATCAGAgatattccaaattcaaactttAAATTAAGAGGGAGGATTGAGTATTCTTATTTTGTGAAGGTGTCCAGTACACAGAAGAGAATCAAAATATTTGactgtttcaaaatttcaatcaaatttgctGCAAAATTCATTTGACACTAAAACAGCTACCACATCAGTAATTTATGAATGAGATAGACAAGTCATAAGATTAAGGAAACGGGAACATGCAACTCAAAGTGATGGCATATTGAATAAGTGACTTGAAAAAGGAGTTCTAAACTTATTTGTGTATCCTAAGTATTGAATATCACAAGGGGTAGGTATGCCAAAAGCTCATTGAAGAAATGGGAAatcaaataaagaaaagatGCAGGTAAAAGCCAAAAAAATCTATTTCAGACAtaatggaatggaatcggaTGAAAGTATTCAAATACAAAAAACATACCGCATATGCTAATTCTTTCTTCTTCTGTTTCTTATTCATAATGTATAGGTAATTGACAACAAATAAGTACTCAGAATCACCAATCGTTGTTAAAACatagaattaattgaaaaaacatgaattgaaaaaatcttacaTGTTCTATAGGGCACAGATCggagacaattttttttcgttttttcctACCAAAACATCCACTGTGgtgttttttcgttttttctgaAGTCATTGATAAGTATAACGAATTCGATAACTATTTGATTCTGAGTGCTGAGATTTGAAAGAATGCCACGAGTTAAAAATAGAGATGCTCCACATTACCTTGTAGCACACCATTGAAAATCCTAGATGCCAATTTTTCGGTTTTAGTTGTAGAATAAACCTTCAGATAGGATACAGAGGCTTGATATTTCACGGACTAGACGACAGTCTTATCAGCGAATAGGTTTTAATGAATGGAAAGGTTATTTGCTTAGGTATTGTTATATTCCAAAGGATAACTTTTCGACCTCAAATAACAGGAAATATTTGGCGATCCAGGACACATATGTATAATCTCTTTTGGAAGAAAGTCGTACTCGATCAGGGAAGGAAACAACAGTTACCCAATTTTccttatcaaactatcaataaAGCCGAATACGACAGAACCGGACTAGTCAACTTCaattatcgtttttttttaattattcgacATAAAAAGTTATTGCCCATTTGATTTGGTGAATTGCACTTGGAATAATAGAAACGTGATATAGCAACCTAACCTTACCAATAGTATGATTGGAGTAGCTCAAGTAtctattatttcatgaattatttacTAAATGGAAGAAacaaataatttctgaaaattgttGATAGTAACAACTTACAGAAGGggaataaaactttaaattttaaGTAGAACTTGGTGATTAGGTATCACATTACATATATGGAGGTATAACATTAAGTGTAACATCTCTTAAAATTCTTACAAGTATTAAAAGATCTCTCTCAAAAAAAGACATTAAGTCGGGAGCTTTTGCATACTTGTTTGAATTAGTGTTCTTCAAACAGAAATTCctcaatgaaaacaaataatGACGTCATATTCAACACATAATAtcttttttggaataattttttctggaaatcaTGAAGCTATTTTATTGGAGGTAGAACTATTGAGAGAATATTTGTTGTCAAGGATCTGCATATGAGAGCGAGTTGACTTTCAAACCAGGTATCCAGGCCATTTCTGCAGCAGATGGGATTTATTCCAAGGTGCCCAAGATAATTCAACAGACACTACACTATCACTATATCTGCAAAACAAATTCCTTAAATATATTGCAATCAAAATAGAAACATTTTCTTTCAAGTCTAATGGGTGACCCGCTTGGATTGTCTTCCTAAAGAGAAAAATTCCATACAGATGTCATCTTCGTCTTCAAACTTTTATGTGTTCTCTAtaactgttattattatttgaactggggtagttgtggctcggtaagccttccgggaactgcgaccatgtagatcttttatTCTCTGCCCTACTCATTTatagaaacccaaggaggtcgtcaatggcgttgatgAAACTGACAACCTTCTTAGAGGCCTTGGCCGTAACCTCACGGGAATCCAGGACtggcttccccatatgaatggttcttaggccagccagctctggacccttgcataccatgtgttcagctgtttctgcttctgatgcacagagcctgcaaatctcatctccTGTCTTTCCCAtatggtacaaatgatgtttgaaCGGACAGTGCCCCATCAGCAGGCCCACTATCATCTAAAGCTCATCTCGtaacagcttcaagagctttctggcgaatttcttggcctgagtgaGTCCAGGAGagtttgtccagtgggttattCAACGACCATTGCTGGATTGCTGCCTTATATcagtcttttcctagcccacagagaggctcaggtccagcaggtgttaaccttgatgcactttttgcaagttcatcggctttttcgtttcctccaTAACTGTTATATCTAATCAATTTATAGGTTCCTCCAAGATTTATCTGGAGATTCGATTCATTTAGACCTGCTTTATTCAGAACAAATTACTGCTAACATTCTCCAGTTTTTTGGATGATGTGGAATGGAAATTgattctttttatttaatgtgTCGAGTTCGAAGTTGAGAGGAGGAGATTTGAGGCATCTGATAGAACTACGATATTTTTGTATAGcttttttatatgtattttttttcacattgaCTTTGTATGCTTGATAATTTTATGATattctttttttgtaaaaagccagacgaaaaaaaagaatgttCACTTCCTTGAAATCCAAAATTGGAAAGgaataaaataaatcaatggAACTTGTCGATTTCTATAATCTCAAAAACAATGGAAATTATACTCTTAACTCTTATGATTTGTATTTAATCAGTATAATATTTCAAGTTCAATAAACTTACAGAATACTTAAATACATAAGTCCCTCTTGAAATACATTGCTGAAGCATTGATTAATGTAAATTTGGCTGTTGGGTGTCAAAATACTTCAGAAATGGATTGTAAGTGCTAACAATTAAGTtacaatattcatttcaataactataataattttatcaaatttgGTGTTCATCCTCTTTATTTTTGTTGTAAATATTAACTCGCTTATAATAAGTTTATGTATAAAATTATGCAACAATGATAGACTTGATAAATTACAAAGAACAAtgagaaaatttcagaattattcctgaaaatgaCCCCTGATAAACAAGTGAATTCATCATTCTCAAGTAAATTATTGCTGTTCTACAATTCGATTTGTCTTGTTA is drawn from Harmonia axyridis chromosome 7, icHarAxyr1.1, whole genome shotgun sequence and contains these coding sequences:
- the LOC123685245 gene encoding galectin-8-like isoform X2: MENLNFCIDDCDDAIEYGFDVLSVVEQRSISGLNITRIESLPNRLSRGRVLCIIASTTPNCQRWAINLLCGSTHDSDIAFHFNPRLLQHTVVRNARIKGQWGQEELLTTGGYQMKHGEEFNLKIHVADNQFFVSYNGHHICSFAFRIPTSTITHVEICGMIDLYKIEMEDFQSYPANGDDLHVAEVIHRHHDNSNDKIMKTPIRSKLPDGFQEDWQIEILGIPKILPQSFSVSLRNENYLWPLCTIPLKLTANFGNNILVRNAFIDNKWGMEERAGGFKFLPFTPFSLWIRRSSRKFSIWVNEKLQAEFACRGETEGVKAVHIEGDVIISGIYVNKNPEMYF
- the LOC123685245 gene encoding galectin-8-like isoform X4 encodes the protein MHCYFCIDDCDDAIEYGFDVLSVVEQRSISGLNITRIESLPNRLSRGRVLCIIASTTPNCQRWAINLLCGSTHDSDIAFHFNPRLLQHTVVRNARIKGQWGQEELLTTGGYQMKHGEEFNLKIHVADNQFFVSYNGHHICSFAFRIPTSTITHVEICGMIDLYKIEMEDFQSYPANGDDLHVAEVIHRHHDNSNDKIMKTPIRSKLPDGFQEDWQIEILGIPKILPQSFSVSLRNENYLWPLCTIPLKLTANFGNNILVRNAFIDNKWGMEERAGGFKFLPFTPFSLWIRRSSRKFSIWVNEKLQAEFACRGETEGVKAVHIEGDVIISGIYVNKNPEMYF
- the LOC123685245 gene encoding galectin-8-like isoform X5 — protein: MVCYKRSISGLNITRIESLPNRLSRGRVLCIIASTTPNCQRWAINLLCGSTHDSDIAFHFNPRLLQHTVVRNARIKGQWGQEELLTTGGYQMKHGEEFNLKIHVADNQFFVSYNGHHICSFAFRIPTSTITHVEICGMIDLYKIEMEDFQSYPANGDDLHVAEVIHRHHDNSNDKIMKTPIRSKLPDGFQEDWQIEILGIPKILPQSFSVSLRNENYLWPLCTIPLKLTANFGNNILVRNAFIDNKWGMEERAGGFKFLPFTPFSLWIRRSSRKFSIWVNEKLQAEFACRGETEGVKAVHIEGDVIISGIYVNKNPEMYF
- the LOC123685245 gene encoding galectin-8-like isoform X1, yielding MTSEKTKKHHSGCFGRKKRKKIVSDLCPIEHRSISGLNITRIESLPNRLSRGRVLCIIASTTPNCQRWAINLLCGSTHDSDIAFHFNPRLLQHTVVRNARIKGQWGQEELLTTGGYQMKHGEEFNLKIHVADNQFFVSYNGHHICSFAFRIPTSTITHVEICGMIDLYKIEMEDFQSYPANGDDLHVAEVIHRHHDNSNDKIMKTPIRSKLPDGFQEDWQIEILGIPKILPQSFSVSLRNENYLWPLCTIPLKLTANFGNNILVRNAFIDNKWGMEERAGGFKFLPFTPFSLWIRRSSRKFSIWVNEKLQAEFACRGETEGVKAVHIEGDVIISGIYVNKNPEMYF
- the LOC123685245 gene encoding galectin-8-like isoform X3, giving the protein MGRGLFQSCFQCCSYLEVEGDKDKPLRRSISGLNITRIESLPNRLSRGRVLCIIASTTPNCQRWAINLLCGSTHDSDIAFHFNPRLLQHTVVRNARIKGQWGQEELLTTGGYQMKHGEEFNLKIHVADNQFFVSYNGHHICSFAFRIPTSTITHVEICGMIDLYKIEMEDFQSYPANGDDLHVAEVIHRHHDNSNDKIMKTPIRSKLPDGFQEDWQIEILGIPKILPQSFSVSLRNENYLWPLCTIPLKLTANFGNNILVRNAFIDNKWGMEERAGGFKFLPFTPFSLWIRRSSRKFSIWVNEKLQAEFACRGETEGVKAVHIEGDVIISGIYVNKNPEMYF